In Tenacibaculum pacificus, a single window of DNA contains:
- a CDS encoding DUF6122 family protein, translated as MQTFTHYFLHFGFPILIAYFFFNKNWINIALILISTMLVDLDHLLSTPIFQANRCSFGFHPLHTYYATLIYVVLLFLKKPYNIIGLGLLLHMFTDLIDCLFMYNNCKQCYINTPAEPILKQITSFFRVL; from the coding sequence ATGCAAACATTTACACATTACTTTTTACATTTCGGATTCCCTATTTTAATCGCTTATTTCTTTTTCAATAAAAACTGGATAAACATAGCACTTATTTTAATAAGCACTATGCTTGTCGATTTAGATCACCTACTTTCTACTCCAATATTTCAAGCAAACAGGTGCAGTTTTGGTTTTCACCCACTACACACCTATTATGCCACGCTAATTTACGTAGTATTATTATTCTTAAAAAAGCCTTATAACATTATTGGTTTAGGGCTTTTACTGCATATGTTTACCGATTTAATCGACTGTTTATTCATGTACAATAACTGTAAACAATGCTATATTAACACACCTGCCGAACCTATTTTAAAACAAATAACAAGTTTTTTTAGGGTATTATAA
- a CDS encoding 1,4-dihydroxy-2-naphthoyl-CoA synthase, translating to MIKPQWKVVKEYEDITYKKSNNVARIAFNRPNVRNAFRPNTTSELLDAFQDAHEDTNIGVVLLSAEGPSTKDGVWSFCSGGDQNARGEKGYVGKDGYHRLNILEVQRLIRFMPKAVICVVPGWAVGGGHSLHVVCDLTLASKEHAIFKQTDADVTSFDAGYGSAYLAKMVGQKKAREIFFLGRNYSAQEAYDMGMVNAVIPHDELEQTAFDWAQEILEKSPTSIKMLKFAMNLTDDGMVGQQVFAGEVTRLAYMTEEAKEGRDAFLEKRKPNFPKTWIP from the coding sequence ATGATAAAACCTCAGTGGAAAGTTGTTAAAGAATATGAAGACATTACTTATAAGAAGTCGAATAATGTAGCTAGAATTGCTTTTAATAGACCTAATGTACGTAATGCTTTTAGACCAAATACAACTTCAGAATTATTAGATGCTTTTCAAGATGCACATGAAGATACTAATATTGGAGTAGTATTATTATCGGCAGAAGGTCCTTCTACAAAAGATGGAGTTTGGAGTTTTTGTTCTGGAGGTGATCAAAATGCACGTGGAGAAAAAGGATATGTAGGTAAAGATGGTTATCATCGTTTAAATATATTAGAGGTACAACGGTTAATTCGTTTTATGCCAAAAGCGGTTATTTGTGTAGTACCAGGTTGGGCAGTAGGTGGCGGACATAGTTTGCATGTTGTTTGCGATTTAACTTTAGCAAGTAAAGAACATGCTATTTTTAAACAAACGGATGCAGATGTAACTTCTTTTGATGCAGGATACGGATCAGCATATTTAGCTAAAATGGTCGGGCAGAAAAAAGCACGTGAAATTTTCTTTTTAGGAAGAAATTATTCTGCGCAAGAAGCATACGATATGGGAATGGTAAATGCTGTAATTCCTCATGATGAATTAGAACAAACTGCTTTTGATTGGGCTCAAGAGATTTTAGAGAAATCGCCAACATCAATAAAAATGTTAAAATTCGCTATGAATTTAACTGATGATGGTATGGTTGGTCAGCAAGTTTTTGCAGGAGAAGTTACTCGTTTGGCTTATATGACAGAAGAAGCAAAAGAAGGACGTGATGCTTTTTTAGAAAAAAGAAAACCAAATTTCCCTAAAACTTGGATACCATAA
- a CDS encoding CinA family nicotinamide mononucleotide deamidase-related protein yields the protein MNAEIITIGDEILIGQIIDTNSQWIGQELNKIGVSVYQISSIQDEKQHILNALKEAESRADIVILTGGLGPTKDDITKKTIAEYFNDEKVIIYDEVINHIKELFEKINHPYNEVQKYQAELPSKATLLMNEFGTAPGMWFFENDTVFVSLPGVPYEMKGLMTNEVLPRIQQKYKLPFILHTTIMTVGVGETVIAERIEEWENNLPSHIKLAYLPSFGKVRLRISAKGTNKKVIEKEVASKIATLNTLISDVIVGFDTDALIEKRVGDLLIAKNKTVSTAESLTGGKIASNLVSIAGSSVYFKGGLITYTAELKEQLLGVSKELIAEFTVVSREVAKEMAVGCLKKLKTDYAIAVTGNAGPTTDNTDKSVGVVYIAIATINNVEVHEFNFGQPREKVINRTVTKALELLIENVVKS from the coding sequence ATGAATGCAGAAATAATAACAATTGGAGATGAAATTCTGATAGGTCAAATTATTGATACAAACTCACAATGGATAGGTCAAGAATTAAATAAAATTGGAGTTTCGGTATATCAAATATCATCTATTCAAGATGAAAAACAGCATATATTAAATGCTTTAAAAGAAGCTGAAAGTAGAGCGGATATTGTAATTTTAACAGGTGGTTTAGGTCCAACGAAGGATGACATCACCAAAAAAACAATAGCCGAATATTTTAATGATGAAAAGGTTATTATATATGATGAAGTTATTAATCATATTAAAGAATTATTTGAAAAGATAAATCATCCTTATAATGAGGTTCAAAAATATCAAGCTGAATTACCATCAAAAGCAACTTTGTTGATGAATGAATTTGGTACAGCACCAGGAATGTGGTTTTTTGAAAATGATACTGTCTTTGTGTCATTACCTGGAGTGCCATATGAAATGAAAGGTTTAATGACAAACGAGGTATTACCTCGAATTCAGCAAAAATATAAACTTCCATTTATATTACATACTACAATTATGACAGTTGGCGTAGGTGAAACTGTTATTGCAGAAAGAATTGAAGAATGGGAAAATAATTTACCATCACATATAAAGTTAGCTTATTTACCATCTTTTGGAAAAGTTCGATTGCGAATTTCAGCAAAAGGAACTAATAAAAAAGTTATAGAAAAAGAAGTAGCTAGTAAAATAGCAACATTAAATACTTTAATTTCAGATGTAATTGTAGGTTTTGATACAGATGCATTAATAGAAAAAAGAGTAGGAGATTTATTAATCGCCAAAAATAAAACAGTAAGTACTGCCGAAAGTTTAACTGGCGGTAAAATTGCATCAAATTTAGTGTCAATAGCAGGTTCTTCGGTTTATTTTAAAGGAGGTTTAATAACTTATACTGCCGAATTAAAAGAACAATTATTAGGTGTTTCTAAAGAATTAATAGCCGAATTTACAGTAGTAAGTAGAGAAGTTGCTAAAGAAATGGCAGTTGGTTGTTTAAAAAAATTAAAAACAGATTATGCAATAGCTGTAACAGGTAATGCAGGTCCTACTACAGATAATACCGATAAAAGTGTAGGTGTAGTTTATATAGCTATTGCTACTATAAATAATGTAGAGGTACATGAGTTTAATTTTGGGCAACCACGAGAAAAAGTGATTAATAGAACAGTAACAAAAGCTTTAGAATTATTGATAGAAAATGTTGTGAAAAGCTAA
- the rpmG gene encoding 50S ribosomal protein L33 has protein sequence MAKKGNRVQVILECTEHKATGKPGTSRYITTKNKKNTPDRMELKKFNSILKKMTVHKEIK, from the coding sequence ATGGCAAAAAAAGGAAACAGAGTTCAGGTTATATTAGAATGTACTGAACACAAAGCAACTGGTAAACCAGGAACTTCACGTTATATTACTACAAAGAACAAAAAAAATACTCCTGATAGAATGGAATTAAAGAAATTTAATTCTATCTTAAAGAAGATGACAGTTCATAAAGAAATTAAATAA
- the rpmB gene encoding 50S ribosomal protein L28 encodes MSRVCELTGKKAMVGNNVSHALNRTKRKFNANLMTKRFFIPEEDKWITLKVSASALKNINKKGISAVIKDARENGFLTK; translated from the coding sequence ATGTCTAGAGTTTGTGAACTTACAGGAAAAAAAGCAATGGTTGGGAACAATGTTTCTCACGCATTAAATAGAACTAAAAGAAAATTTAACGCTAATTTAATGACTAAGCGTTTCTTTATACCAGAAGAAGATAAGTGGATTACACTTAAAGTATCTGCTTCTGCATTAAAAAATATTAATAAAAAAGGAATCTCTGCTGTGATTAAAGACGCTAGAGAGAATGGTTTTTTAACTAAATAA
- the menD gene encoding 2-succinyl-5-enolpyruvyl-6-hydroxy-3-cyclohexene-1-carboxylic-acid synthase — translation MYPKKELAQLVISACHQFNIDTVVISPGSRNAPLTIGFVNHPDIETLSVVDERCAAFFAMGIAQQKQKPVAMICSSGSALLNYYPAIAEAFYSNIPLVVISADRPKHLIDIGDGQTIRQENVFENHILFSANLIEAENQLINNTNLLNEALQNAVFKKGPIHINVPFDEPLYETIDTLKKFDFPSIIKTASEPFVDYQKLSEIWNSSSKKMILVGSNFPDESLQEILNEFAIDESVLILTETTSNLYHPKFINAIDKLIFPLTKTDFTTFKPEVLITLGGMVISKKIKQILRKAKPLHHWHIDLFKAMDTYQCLSEFIQEKPVVFLDKLIIETQKSVSKYQQNWLKINQEREIQHKNYLEVCEYSDLKAFEAILKVIPNYSQLQISNSSIIRYSQLFNLNNTLRVFCNRGTSGIDGSTSTAIGAAFVDKQQTTFITGDLSFFYDSNALWNTNIKTNFRIIILNNAGGGIFRFIPGPLTTNAANYFETPHSLTAQHLSKMHGFDYIAVSNLEELTIGLNDFYTKSAQPKIMEIFTPKEINDVVLKNYFKNL, via the coding sequence ATGTATCCAAAAAAAGAACTTGCGCAATTAGTTATTTCGGCATGTCATCAATTTAATATTGATACTGTTGTTATTTCTCCAGGATCAAGAAACGCTCCGTTAACGATTGGTTTTGTAAATCATCCAGATATAGAAACTTTGAGTGTTGTTGATGAGCGTTGTGCTGCTTTTTTTGCTATGGGAATTGCACAACAGAAGCAAAAACCTGTAGCAATGATTTGTTCTTCAGGTTCGGCATTGTTAAATTATTATCCCGCGATAGCGGAGGCTTTTTATAGTAATATTCCGTTAGTGGTTATTTCTGCGGATAGACCCAAACATTTAATTGATATTGGCGATGGACAAACTATTCGTCAAGAAAATGTATTTGAAAATCATATTTTATTTTCGGCTAATTTAATAGAAGCTGAAAATCAATTAATAAATAATACAAATTTATTAAATGAAGCTTTGCAAAACGCTGTGTTTAAAAAAGGCCCTATACATATAAATGTTCCTTTTGATGAGCCTTTGTATGAAACTATTGATACATTAAAAAAGTTTGATTTTCCAAGTATTATTAAAACAGCATCAGAACCTTTTGTTGATTATCAAAAATTATCAGAAATTTGGAATTCATCTTCTAAAAAAATGATTTTAGTAGGAAGTAATTTTCCTGATGAATCATTACAAGAAATTTTAAATGAATTTGCAATAGATGAATCGGTTTTAATTTTAACAGAAACGACATCAAATTTATATCATCCGAAATTTATAAATGCAATTGATAAACTGATTTTTCCGTTAACGAAAACTGATTTTACAACTTTTAAACCTGAAGTATTAATTACTTTAGGAGGGATGGTTATTTCTAAAAAAATAAAACAAATTTTAAGAAAGGCTAAACCATTACATCATTGGCATATTGATTTATTTAAAGCGATGGATACGTATCAATGTTTATCTGAATTTATTCAAGAAAAACCAGTAGTTTTTTTAGATAAATTAATTATTGAAACTCAAAAATCAGTAAGTAAGTATCAGCAAAATTGGTTAAAAATAAATCAAGAAAGAGAAATACAGCATAAAAATTATTTAGAAGTTTGTGAATATTCCGATTTAAAAGCTTTCGAAGCTATTTTAAAAGTTATACCAAATTATTCTCAGCTTCAAATAAGTAATAGTTCAATTATTAGATATTCTCAGTTATTTAATTTAAATAATACATTACGTGTTTTTTGCAATAGAGGAACTAGTGGAATTGACGGTAGTACAAGTACCGCTATTGGAGCAGCATTTGTAGATAAACAACAAACTACTTTTATAACAGGTGATTTAAGTTTTTTTTATGATAGTAACGCTTTATGGAATACCAATATTAAAACTAATTTTAGAATTATTATTTTAAATAATGCTGGTGGCGGAATTTTTAGATTTATTCCTGGTCCGTTAACAACAAATGCAGCAAATTATTTTGAAACACCACATAGTTTAACGGCACAGCATTTGTCAAAAATGCATGGGTTTGATTACATTGCTGTTTCAAATTTAGAAGAATTAACAATAGGATTGAACGATTTTTATACAAAATCAGCACAACCAAAAATAATGGAGATATTTACTCCGAAAGAAATAAATGACGTAGTTTTAAAAAACTATTTTAAAAATTTATAA
- a CDS encoding DUF4295 domain-containing protein — protein MAKKSVASLQTGAKRLTKAIKMVKSPKTGAYTFVGAIMDPAQVNDFIKKN, from the coding sequence ATGGCAAAGAAATCAGTAGCATCGTTACAAACAGGAGCGAAAAGATTAACTAAAGCAATAAAAATGGTAAAGTCTCCAAAAACAGGAGCTTACACATTTGTTGGAGCTATTATGGATCCTGCACAAGTAAATGATTTTATCAAGAAAAATTAA
- the ftsY gene encoding signal recognition particle-docking protein FtsY, whose amino-acid sequence MSFFKKIFSREKKETLDKGLEKTKSSFFTKLSKAVAGKTKVDAAVLDNLEEVLVSSDVGVDTTLKIIDRIEARVAKDKYVGTDELNQILRDEIAGLLSETNIKDATEFTVPEKNKPHVIMVVGVNGVGKTTTIGKLASQFKKQGLNVVLGAADTFRAAAIDQLQIWADRTDVPIVRQEMGSDPASVAFDTVTSGVNQNADVIIIDTAGRLHNKVNLMNELTKIKRVMQKVIPDAPHEVLLVLDGSTGQNAFEQARQFTKATEVTSLAVTKLDGTAKGGVVIGISDQFQIPVKYIGVGEGIDDLQVFNKHEFVDSFFK is encoded by the coding sequence ATGAGTTTTTTTAAGAAAATCTTCTCAAGAGAGAAAAAAGAAACATTAGATAAAGGACTAGAAAAAACTAAATCAAGTTTTTTTACGAAACTATCTAAAGCTGTTGCAGGGAAAACAAAAGTAGACGCTGCTGTTTTAGATAATTTAGAAGAAGTATTAGTTTCCTCTGATGTTGGTGTAGATACTACATTAAAAATTATTGATAGAATTGAAGCAAGAGTAGCTAAAGATAAATATGTTGGTACTGATGAATTAAATCAAATTCTTAGAGATGAGATTGCTGGTTTATTATCAGAAACAAACATAAAAGATGCTACCGAATTTACAGTTCCTGAAAAGAATAAACCACATGTAATTATGGTTGTTGGGGTAAATGGTGTTGGTAAAACAACTACTATTGGTAAATTAGCATCTCAGTTTAAAAAACAAGGATTGAATGTCGTTTTAGGTGCAGCAGATACCTTTAGAGCTGCAGCAATTGATCAGTTACAAATTTGGGCAGATAGAACTGATGTTCCTATTGTGCGTCAAGAAATGGGGTCTGATCCTGCTTCTGTAGCTTTTGATACTGTTACATCTGGTGTAAATCAAAATGCTGATGTTATTATTATTGATACAGCAGGTCGTTTACACAACAAAGTTAATTTAATGAATGAATTAACGAAGATTAAACGTGTAATGCAAAAAGTAATTCCAGATGCTCCGCATGAGGTATTATTGGTTTTAGATGGTTCAACAGGGCAGAATGCTTTTGAACAAGCCAGACAATTTACAAAAGCAACCGAAGTTACTTCTTTAGCGGTTACCAAATTAGATGGTACTGCAAAAGGTGGGGTTGTAATTGGTATTTCTGATCAATTTCAGATTCCTGTAAAATATATTGGAGTTGGTGAAGGAATTGACGATTTACAAGTATTTAATAAACATGAATTTGTTGATTCTTTTTTTAAATAA
- the rimO gene encoding 30S ribosomal protein S12 methylthiotransferase RimO, with translation MRTKSPKQNKINVVTLGCSKNIYDSEVLMGQLKANGKNVVHEDPEDDGNIVVINTCGFIGKAKEESIDTILHYAQRKEAGEIDKVFVSGCLSERYKPDLEAEIKNVDQYFGTHELPELLKVLEADYKHELIGERLTTTPKHYAYLKIAEGCDRPCSFCAIPLMRGKHKSTPIEDIIIEATKLAEKGIKELMLIAQDLTYYGLDIYKKRALADLLKELVKVDGIEWIRLHYAFPSGFPMDVLDVMRDEPKVCNYLDIPLQHINTEILKSMKRGTTHEKTTSLIHKFREAVPNMAIRTTLIVGYPGETEEQFEELKEWVEEMRFERMGAFEYSHEENTGAFVLEDDVPADVKFRRVNEIMEVQSQISWELNQAKIGKTFRCLFDRKDGEYFYGRTEFDSPDVDNDVIVDATKHYIKLGEFIDIKIDEAGDFDLYGTPLVKQEKPMSLNQKKKINH, from the coding sequence ATGCGCACAAAATCACCAAAACAGAATAAAATCAACGTAGTTACTTTAGGATGTTCTAAAAACATTTACGATAGTGAAGTGTTAATGGGACAATTAAAAGCCAATGGTAAAAATGTGGTTCATGAAGATCCTGAAGATGATGGTAACATTGTTGTTATCAATACCTGTGGTTTTATAGGAAAGGCAAAAGAAGAAAGTATTGATACTATTTTACACTACGCACAACGTAAAGAAGCTGGTGAAATAGACAAAGTATTTGTTTCTGGTTGTTTAAGTGAACGTTATAAGCCCGATTTAGAAGCTGAAATTAAAAATGTAGATCAGTATTTTGGTACGCATGAATTACCTGAATTATTAAAAGTATTAGAAGCTGATTATAAGCACGAATTAATTGGTGAGCGTTTAACAACGACACCAAAACATTATGCTTATTTAAAAATTGCTGAAGGTTGTGATCGTCCTTGTTCTTTTTGTGCAATTCCTTTAATGAGAGGTAAACATAAATCGACTCCGATTGAAGATATTATTATTGAAGCTACAAAATTAGCCGAAAAAGGAATTAAAGAATTGATGCTAATTGCTCAAGATTTAACCTATTACGGATTAGATATTTATAAAAAACGTGCTTTAGCTGATTTATTAAAAGAATTAGTAAAAGTTGATGGAATTGAGTGGATTCGTTTACATTATGCTTTTCCTTCAGGTTTTCCTATGGATGTGTTAGATGTAATGAGAGATGAACCTAAAGTTTGTAATTATTTAGATATTCCGTTACAGCATATTAATACCGAAATTTTAAAATCGATGAAGCGTGGTACTACTCACGAAAAAACAACTTCATTAATTCATAAATTTAGAGAAGCTGTACCAAATATGGCTATTAGAACTACTTTAATTGTTGGTTATCCTGGTGAAACAGAAGAACAATTTGAAGAGTTAAAAGAATGGGTTGAAGAAATGCGTTTCGAAAGAATGGGAGCTTTTGAATATTCTCATGAAGAAAATACAGGTGCTTTTGTTTTAGAAGATGATGTTCCTGCAGATGTAAAATTCCGAAGAGTAAACGAAATTATGGAGGTTCAATCTCAAATTTCTTGGGAATTAAATCAAGCTAAAATTGGTAAAACTTTCCGTTGTTTATTTGATAGAAAAGATGGTGAATATTTTTACGGTCGTACAGAATTTGATTCGCCAGATGTTGATAATGATGTAATTGTAGATGCTACAAAACACTATATTAAATTAGGAGAATTTATCGATATTAAAATTGATGAAGCTGGTGATTTTGACTTATACGGAACTCCGTTAGTGAAGCAAGAAAAACCAATGAGCTTAAATCAGAAGAAAAAAATAAATCATTAA
- a CDS encoding alpha/beta hydrolase: MKQVFFLVALLISISIFSQKVITQNIKSTLFNKGRSVKIYIPKNYDKDKTVRYPLAIVLGNQYLFDMYVGNAKLYADTDKAPRQIVVGIDMGKTYKKDISIVPSNNALTASAKKFQQFIKKELIPYMELNYRTSPFMTIAAEGKAATFSTYFLKDAEPIFNSFICITPEFTKFSASTIQSYSLARLGQKDNTYFLYSSNNEKYIIQNQNDRFSEIGTFLSSFEAKNLHITFDKFVNAPNHLSVIGETIPRAFEKMFYLYAKITKSEFDAKIKDLDPLEAIKYVEQKYLDIQYLYGSNLNVRLDDVFAIEGVVIDKQDGDYLRVLGDFVMIKYPNSHIGDFYVGKYYELGKDYERADFYYKAAYGKMNPSDPNANAFYENIKRVNSLKESQPKDEILPDENPEENLDENQEENQDNNEEEE; the protein is encoded by the coding sequence ATGAAACAAGTATTTTTTTTAGTAGCTTTACTTATAAGTATAAGCATTTTTTCGCAAAAAGTAATTACCCAAAATATTAAATCTACCCTATTTAATAAAGGTAGGTCTGTAAAAATTTACATTCCTAAAAATTATGATAAGGATAAAACAGTTCGTTATCCTTTAGCTATTGTTCTAGGTAATCAATATCTTTTTGATATGTATGTTGGAAATGCAAAACTTTATGCAGATACAGATAAAGCACCTCGACAAATAGTAGTAGGAATAGATATGGGTAAAACCTACAAAAAAGATATTTCTATTGTTCCTTCTAATAATGCATTAACAGCTAGTGCTAAAAAATTTCAACAATTTATAAAAAAAGAATTAATTCCTTACATGGAATTAAATTATCGAACATCTCCTTTTATGACAATAGCTGCCGAAGGAAAAGCTGCTACTTTTAGCACTTACTTTTTAAAAGATGCTGAACCTATATTTAACTCATTTATCTGTATTACTCCTGAATTCACTAAATTTAGTGCGAGTACTATCCAATCGTATTCTTTAGCAAGACTAGGTCAAAAAGATAATACGTACTTTTTATATTCTAGTAATAATGAAAAATATATTATCCAAAATCAAAATGATCGATTTAGCGAAATAGGAACTTTCTTATCCTCTTTTGAAGCTAAAAATTTGCATATTACTTTTGATAAATTTGTAAACGCACCTAATCACTTATCTGTTATTGGAGAAACAATTCCAAGAGCTTTTGAAAAAATGTTTTACTTATATGCCAAAATAACTAAAAGTGAATTTGATGCAAAAATTAAAGATTTAGATCCTTTAGAAGCTATTAAATATGTAGAACAAAAATATTTAGATATTCAATATTTATATGGATCAAATTTAAATGTTCGGTTAGATGATGTTTTTGCTATTGAAGGAGTTGTTATCGACAAACAAGACGGTGATTACTTACGTGTTTTAGGTGATTTTGTAATGATAAAATACCCGAATTCTCATATTGGAGATTTCTATGTAGGAAAATACTATGAATTAGGAAAAGACTATGAAAGAGCTGATTTTTACTACAAAGCTGCTTACGGGAAAATGAATCCTTCTGACCCTAATGCAAATGCTTTTTACGAAAATATTAAACGTGTAAATAGTTTAAAAGAAAGCCAACCAAAAGATGAAATTCTTCCTGATGAAAATCCTGAAGAAAACCTTGATGAGAACCAAGAAGAAAATCAAGATAATAATGAAGAAGAAGAATAA
- a CDS encoding S1 RNA-binding domain-containing protein, with the protein MELQEGLEENSQDGLQEGDQVNLKIVEQTPLGYNVLIDDEFDGLLFNSEVYQDIEEGMETYGYVKKIREDGKIDVSIRPQGFRNVIDTDADVILRKLDEKGYLMLTDKSSPESIKFRLQMSKKAFKRAIGGLYKDKKIELKSDRIELIK; encoded by the coding sequence ATGGAATTACAAGAAGGATTAGAAGAAAATTCACAAGATGGGTTACAAGAAGGAGATCAGGTAAATTTGAAAATAGTTGAGCAAACTCCATTAGGATATAATGTTTTAATTGATGATGAATTTGACGGTTTATTATTTAATAGTGAAGTGTATCAAGATATAGAAGAAGGTATGGAAACATACGGATATGTAAAGAAAATAAGAGAAGATGGTAAAATAGATGTGTCTATACGTCCACAAGGTTTTAGAAATGTAATTGATACTGATGCCGATGTTATTTTACGTAAATTAGATGAAAAAGGTTATTTAATGCTAACTGATAAAAGTTCGCCGGAATCAATTAAATTCCGTTTACAAATGAGTAAAAAGGCATTTAAAAGAGCTATTGGTGGCTTATATAAAGATAAAAAAATCGAATTAAAATCAGATAGAATTGAGTTAATAAAGTAA
- a CDS encoding fumarylacetoacetate hydrolase family protein — MKIICIGRNYAKHIEELENEKPESPVVFLKPDSAILPKKMPFFIPPFSDDIHYEVEVLVKINKVGKHISSKFAHKYYDEIGLGIDFTARDVQAKCKEKGLPWEKAKAFDGSAVIGAFYPKEEFDLKSISFQLHKNDEVVQDGNSETMLWKIDELISYVSEYFTLKKGDVIFTGTPAGVGNVKENDVLIGVIEGKEAFNIKIK; from the coding sequence ATGAAAATAATTTGTATCGGGCGTAATTATGCCAAACATATTGAAGAGTTGGAAAATGAAAAACCAGAAAGTCCTGTTGTTTTTCTAAAACCAGATTCTGCAATTCTTCCAAAGAAAATGCCTTTTTTTATTCCACCTTTTTCTGATGATATTCATTATGAAGTTGAGGTTTTGGTAAAAATAAATAAGGTAGGAAAACATATATCGTCAAAATTTGCACATAAATATTATGATGAAATAGGTTTAGGAATCGATTTTACAGCAAGAGATGTACAAGCAAAGTGTAAAGAGAAAGGATTGCCTTGGGAAAAAGCAAAAGCTTTTGACGGTAGTGCAGTTATTGGTGCTTTTTATCCGAAGGAAGAATTCGATTTAAAGAGTATTTCTTTTCAATTACATAAAAACGATGAAGTTGTTCAAGATGGAAACTCTGAAACAATGCTTTGGAAAATTGATGAGTTAATTAGTTATGTATCGGAATATTTTACTTTGAAAAAAGGAGATGTTATTTTTACAGGAACGCCAGCAGGAGTTGGTAACGTAAAAGAAAACGATGTGTTAATAGGTGTTATTGAAGGAAAAGAGGCTTTTAATATTAAAATAAAATAA
- a CDS encoding Dph6-related ATP pyrophosphatase produces the protein MLDAQAKSINIPLEKIYFPADVTMDLYNKKMKAKTDELKSLGLNYAVFGDIFLEDLKKYRDSKLQEVGITGVYPLWKQDTKTLLREFLALGFKTITVCVNAKLLGEEFVGRIIDEDFINELPDGVDVCGENGEFHTFCYDGPIFKNPIEFEIGEKVLKSYTLNKDDSQNCHTNTKEKVKNYDTSFWYCDLVLKE, from the coding sequence TTGTTAGACGCGCAAGCAAAAAGTATTAATATTCCTTTAGAAAAAATATATTTTCCTGCGGATGTTACCATGGATTTATATAACAAAAAAATGAAAGCTAAAACTGATGAGTTAAAATCATTAGGACTTAATTATGCTGTTTTTGGTGATATATTTTTAGAAGATTTAAAAAAATATAGAGATTCGAAATTACAAGAAGTAGGAATTACAGGTGTATATCCGCTTTGGAAACAAGATACTAAAACGTTACTTAGAGAATTTTTAGCTCTTGGATTTAAAACAATAACAGTTTGTGTAAATGCAAAATTATTAGGAGAAGAGTTTGTTGGTAGAATTATTGATGAAGACTTTATTAACGAATTACCAGATGGTGTTGATGTTTGTGGAGAAAATGGAGAGTTTCATACTTTTTGTTATGATGGACCTATTTTTAAAAATCCGATTGAATTTGAAATAGGTGAGAAAGTTTTAAAATCATATACATTAAATAAAGACGATTCTCAAAATTGTCATACAAATACTAAAGAAAAGGTTAAAAATTATGATACTAGTTTTTGGTATTGTGATTTAGTTTTAAAAGAATAA